The genomic DNA ACTCACACTCACAACTTAATTCTCCACGACCACATCTAACGACCACGTTTGATAGATACCCGAACCCCGTTTTCGTCGCCGAACGTTACCCCTTTCACCACCAGGTCAtttggaaaagaaaacagccAAAATGAaactcctcaccctcaacttcctcacCTGCGCCGTAAAAACCTGCAAGTCCTCCTCGGACTCgttccccctccacccaaaGGACGCCGAGCTCGCCTCGGACGACGTCGACGTCAACCCGGAGCTGTTGGTCAACTTGCTTCCAAGACTGGACTGGAAGGCGCTCAAGACGACGTCCGCAGAGGTATTTCTCCCCTCATGCATCTATCCGGTATAAGACAAAACTTCAACCCTACTGACAGTGAATGTGTATAGCTCGGCttcccccaactcccagactccccaccaaccatcgAACAACTCCAATCAGACGACAAGTTGTTGAAAGACCTGCACTCGCTGCTCATGGAGACGAACCTGATGGAGGGCAAGCTCGTCTGCGGGGTGTGCGGGCATGAGTATGCCGTTCGGGAGGGGATTCCCAACTTTTTGCTGCCGAGTCATTTGGTTTGAagtttcttcttttgggtGGACGGACAGTTTGAGGAAGAGCGGGATCGATATTGGGAGGGAAAGGCAAAATATCACGATTGGGCCCGGAAAAATCGGTGCATATGGTAGAGAAAATAGCTGTTTGCTTATGGGAATGTGATGGCATATGGGATGGTGGTTAGGTTGTTCATCTTGTTgataccaaaaaaaaattgcAAAAGGTTCTGAAACACAACCTTTTCCTGATTTTATCATTGATTACTGGGAAGGACTCGTTACTTCAAAAGTCAACGTGCAATTCCCACTCTCATTCTCCGTTGTCACTGACACCAACCATATTCAGACAAGAACCGAGTATGAAAATGCCACAATTATGCCCTCGCCCAAGCCATTCCCAACTATCATAACTCCGTCCAGGCCAACAAAATGTAGGCCCTAAAGTAATAAACAAGACCAAAAAAGGAAAACGACGAAACATATCTATGCTACAAGAGTTACACAGTTCTTCCAATAcagcccatccatccagccaTCCATCCTCCCTTCTTCATTCACAGTCATACCCATACACACCCACCCGCACTTACGCCCAGTATGTTTactgctgcttcttctgcgCAGCCGGCCCCATCTCCTTATCAAACGCCCCATATGACACCTCCAAACTAGCCAGCGCCTTCAGCCCAACCGTCAAAATAGCCAGCACAATCACCAGCGTGATCAGCGCCATAAAGATGCCTATTTTTTGTCATGTCAgcaacccactcccccccttttcacttTCCACTTGTAAAGACTTACCAGGAGTAAAAAACTGATACTTCTCAAACAAACCCCTCGTATCCCTCTCCGTCTCATTCCCCCtcccattcaccaccaccccctcaaactcatcatccaaccccctcttcaaaTCCATATGCCCCGTAGCCACCCCGTCAAACTCAGACCTATAAGGCGGCAACTCAGCCGGATCCGAGAAAACCATAACAGtgtacccctccccctcttcatcaaggGCAGACATCCTCTCCCCAAGTCTGTGATCTACACCAACCAATGTCAGCACCGCCCTTCACAGTTTGCCATGAAAGAACATACCATTATCCTCCAGaatctccaccctctccttctcatcccccccaacaacaacaggaggaagacccctcatcctcacctccaaAAGCTGCATCGCTCCCCCCTTGACATGTTTGCAGGACTGGGCGACCAGCTCCTTTAGCTCGGTAGCGGAAATCTGCCCGATAACCTCTGCTACGCTAAAGGCGGACTTCGTGTTTTGGGCGCGGGTGGCCTTGCAGAGGTTGGGAGTGTGGAGGCAGTGTTCCGAGGTGCGAATGTCTGCCGcgtggaggttgggttgggagatGAGGATGTACTTGCCTGTTGGGCagccggagaggagggacTTAGTTGTGGAGAGgactgaggaggatgtttggagttgggggttggagttcggggtggggaggctgtagagggagagggggggttaaTATTTTGGGGGATATGGCAAGGGGGAATAGGAAACGTActcggcggaggagaagaggataAAGGGCGCGGAATCGGTAAAGGCGTTGACgctggttgctgctgtgcaGGCCAGCAGGGTGGTTGCTTGGCTGATACGCAtcgtgttgttggtgtaggtGAACAAATTGGCCTCAACCGGGAGATAAGTGAGGTGGACTTGGCCCCTCTGTCGTTGTCTTGAATCGCGAGGGGTGTTCGATGTTGTATGGTCAGGAAGGTATTCAACACAAACGTCGCGGATGGACGAAGCTGTCTGCGACAAGTAAGGTATGCAGCTGGctgggatggatgatgcagCTCAGTCTCGCTCCCGTCGTATCCACCAAACCCAAGCCAAGACaggcgccaccaccaacggGCCCCCTGCCTGCCACCCGCTGCTGCAAACCAGGCGGTGTGGGGCGGCAAGAATCCCGATAACACCAGCCCGCGCCGTTAGCGAAAAGTTACAGGGGATCAATATCGCCAAAATTACAGCTGCCGGGCCATCAACTCAACCTTCTCAAcatcccacctccatcccgtcacaaccaccccccaatTCCCCCAAAATGGATGGAACCGCCGCCATGTTCGCCCAACCGGGCATGTTCATCCAGCCCCGAGTCCGCAAaacagcccctccaccccccaagaAGCGCAAAGTCCAGCACGCCGTCGAAGAAGTCACATTCGACCGTACAGCCCGCGAAGAATACCTGACCGGGTTCCACAAGCGCAAGCTAGAGCGAAAGAGACACGCGCAGCAAATCGCCGAGCAAAAGGCCCGGGAAGAAAGAATTGAGACGAGGAAgcaggtgaggaggagcagcaaaCTTTTGGTTTTCATGGGAATATCTAAAACAGCCTTATTCTGACATGTGTGTGTCTACTACGGTAACAGATTAGGGAAGAGCGCAAACAAGCCCTTGAAGAGCACGTCCAGACCATTCAGCAAATTCTCCGCGAAGCCGAGGCAGCCGGGACAGGTACAGCAGGCAAAGacggggaagaggacgaggaatGGGGCGGCCTCTCTGAcgacgaggtggtggaggcgccCAttgacatggaggaggagtacatTGACGAAGACAAATACACCACTGTTACCGTCGAGGCTGTTAGTGTGGACCGAGACGGTCTGCACAAACCAAAAGCTGTCTCTactgacgacgacgaggagtcCAAAACAGAGAAGccagaagacgaagacaaACAAGCGACCAAGGGCGCGAAGCGTCCCaaagagcaaaagaaaaaaaagaagtttCGATATGAAACCAAGTTCGACAGACAGCTCACAGAGAGAAAGCAAAAGGCCAAAAAGAGGAAGGCAAGAGGGGTGGAATAATACAGACACGGCAGCAATAAACATCTTCAGGGGATTGCGGTACCATGACCACCATGTGCTTGGGGTAattgtgtgtgtttgtgttgtaAAAAGCCGCAAAAACTAAATACTGTAGGCAGTGGGAAAACCAGTCCAAACATCCTCCTTCTGTCTCCATCAATCGACATACGGCGTTGAAAACCTCACACCCGAGAACCACAGCCCGAGCATGTTTGTGAAGAAAAGATGCCGCCGACGAGACCTGTCCCGtacccaacaacagcaagctgGATGAGCGCCGCTTAGATGTTGCCAATCTCGTTTTGGAagtcctccagctccttctggACGGTGGCGTacttcttggccatctccTCGTACTTAGACTCCCACTGATCGCGCTCCTGCTCGAGAGCCTGGACTTTCCGCTCGAAGTGTCCGGCCTTGACGTCGGTCTGTCGCAACCTATGGTGAGGTAGATGAGGTTAGCATTGGTTATGACGCCGAATAGGGGTAGACTAGAGGCGGCATACTTCTCGTTGGCCTCGCGCAAAGTCTTATCTGCTTgctcagcctcttcctcgagAAGTTGGAGTCTCCGAGTCAGCGTTTCGTTCTGGGTTCCATGCTGCGCGCCTTCGCTGGCAGCGCTCTTGAGGTCCTTGACCTGAGTTTCGTATTTCTCTACCTCGGACTCTAGAACGCTGTTCTTGTGCGTAAGGGAGATgatctcctgctccttctggAGGTTCTCCTGCTCGAgcgccttgaccttggcctGGAGCTCTTCGACCTTGGCAGCAGATTCCTCAGACTCCAAACGGAGCTGGGTCATTTTCTATGAGTTCACATGGCGCATGTTAGCTCGCTGGAGCAAAACAGAGCCGTTGCAACAACATCCGTGGGCAAACCACAGCAACGACACTggcaccggcaccagcaacaccgaAACACCAAATGGCGGTCtctcgtgatggtggtgggttgtagTAGGGGGGAACCTGATGGTGGGGCGCCAAACAAGGGTCCATCTCTCGAATGTTCCAAGACACTCAACTCACCTCCTTGATGCGAtccatggtggtgttgggtgtgTGGAAAAGGTCGGTTTGGTTGTAGAGAGGAGGACGAGTTGTTGGTGTTCGAGAAAGAAGTCGCGGGTTTGCAGATGTTCAAGTTGAAAGTCGGATGTGTTGGGCAATAAAAGGAGAGGTAAGTGGGTGGATGAGAGCTGGCAAATGTTGGTGGATTAGGTAGGAAATGAAGACAAGGAAGTGCCCCTCACCTggctcaccctccacccccctccactccctcctcctggcCAGCGGCCGCGTTTCCATTTGCTGCCGACGGGTGGCAGTCACTTGTCtgatcaccacccccagcctaAAAGGTGGGGCACTGTTGTCGAGCTGCACCAAGAGCATTCGGCTGCTGCGCCGTTGCTCTGCCAACCACTTGTTCTTTTTACGGATGCTGGGGGACAGA from Podospora pseudoanserina strain CBS 124.78 chromosome 2, whole genome shotgun sequence includes the following:
- the RMT1 gene encoding type I protein arginine N-methyltransferase Rmt1 (BUSCO:EOG09265F2Y; COG:S; EggNog:ENOG503Q3AC), whose translation is MVLLVLIHFMISVYMHHIPEPRFRRRTLPLSPPGHLEKKTAKMKLLTLNFLTCAVKTCKSSSDSFPLHPKDAELASDDVDVNPELLVNLLPRLDWKALKTTSAELGFPQLPDSPPTIEQLQSDDKLLKDLHSLLMETNLMEGKLVCGVCGHEYAVREGIPNFLLPSHLV
- a CDS encoding hypothetical protein (EggNog:ENOG503P45R; COG:S); amino-acid sequence: MRISQATTLLACTAATSVNAFTDSAPFILFSSADLPTPNSNPQLQTSSSVLSTTKSLLSGCPTGKYILISQPNLHAADIRTSEHCLHTPNLCKATRAQNTKSAFSVAEVIGQISATELKELVAQSCKHVKGGAMQLLEVRMRGLPPVVVGGDEKERVEILEDNDHRLGERMSALDEEGEGYTVMVFSDPAELPPYRSEFDGVATGHMDLKRGLDDEFEGVVVNGRGNETERDTRGLFEKYQFFTPGIFMALITLVIVLAILTVGLKALASLEVSYGAFDKEMGPAAQKKQQ
- a CDS encoding hypothetical protein (EggNog:ENOG503P3ZW; COG:S), with amino-acid sequence MQLAGMDDAAQSRSRRIHQTQAKTGATTNGPPACHPLLQTRRCGAARIPITPARAVSEKLQGINIAKITAAGPSTQPSQHPTSIPSQPPPNSPKMDGTAAMFAQPGMFIQPRVRKTAPPPPKKRKVQHAVEEVTFDRTAREEYLTGFHKRKLERKRHAQQIAEQKAREERIETRKQIREERKQALEEHVQTIQQILREAEAAGTGTAGKDGEEDEEWGGLSDDEVVEAPIDMEEEYIDEDKYTTVTVEAVSVDRDGLHKPKAVSTDDDEESKTEKPEDEDKQATKGAKRPKEQKKKKKFRYETKFDRQLTERKQKAKKRKARGVE
- the TPM2 gene encoding tropomyosin-2 (EggNog:ENOG503P2Z3; BUSCO:EOG09264XUV; COG:Z), whose product is MDRIKEKMTQLRLESEESAAKVEELQAKVKALEQENLQKEQEIISLTHKNSVLESEVEKYETQVKDLKSAASEGAQHGTQNETLTRRLQLLEEEAEQADKTLREANEKLRQTDVKAGHFERKVQALEQERDQWESKYEEMAKKYATVQKELEDFQNEIGNI